The sequence below is a genomic window from Bactrocera neohumeralis isolate Rockhampton chromosome 4, APGP_CSIRO_Bneo_wtdbg2-racon-allhic-juicebox.fasta_v2, whole genome shotgun sequence.
ACGTAATGCAAAGTCCTATGATTTATCCGTTAGtaataaatacatttgaaaCACTCAGCCTGTCGAAAGGCCTTTATATAACATCTCAAGTTTCACTTTCTTACACCTAACCCATAATCTTTTCTGAACTTTTGTTCCAATTTATTGTGCAACAGAATATTACCCCGTAGAGTAGCTGGCCTATGAGTTTTAAGAAAATTGgcagttaaaaataatatttctgaaaagtgttgccacctaattaAACAATGTATCCTACAATGTTATAGGAAACATTTTAGAtaaatgttgccacctgtttgataattttaaataataatatataaaataaaacataataggggtattctcttgctcttgcaaaacccggtgcacggtgcaagaattgcagatttacaacggcacaacaacaaacacacgcagaaaaatatttgcaagggctgtaaaatatgtcagaccaaaacctatatatatttgcgtgcaatgtcacgcaaaaatataattgcaaccctgttgtagttgccattttacataaagacatattaggtcgttaaattgttgaggaagataagttttaaatggattttattatttctatttaaattttaaagatttgttacagttttttctcttaaaaatgtatgcagaaggtgcgccaattcacaatagccatgcttaatagtcattcacaacaaattgaccgaattagccattcatatatcactagattctgcaatgggtgctctcgtgctcttgtatatttcggtatagtatttttgcaatctgcaatcttgcaagagcaagagaatacccctaatgagTATATGCATATCTCGTGATGTTTAATTAAACTGCAACAAATATTGTCgaataaggttgccacctgtttaagaTTATTTTACATTCAATGCAAATgacaaaataaacgaaatattataaaattgatgttgacctagaaaattttaacaataatttatattcgcgatattttttacaagtgcaaaatttgagtaaaaaataattttaagataaaCGAATTATAAGAATAGGTGTAAACTGAAGGAGTCTATAAAGGcttacaaacacaaatatttttggcgTTGCCATATATTTGCAAACAAGTTTTCTTTCTACCCGTTCagatatattaattaactgttaTAATATGCTGATCAAACTAAAcacgtttgaaaaaaatttatttttacgaaaagtTGTCatctgtttcaaaaattttataataatattattaaaaaattttacttcaaatatgtatgtacatacatattgtatgtacgtaacggggttttcaataagagcgctataAAAGTACGGTTTGGCATATCAATGAATTCTTTATTCGACGATTTGAAAGTGCATTAAATGCCGTTATGTATGGAACTCTATTTCTTTTGCTTGGCCATATGGACAATCGACTTGCAAAAGCCCACACGCTGAAACCAATTTTAACGGCGTCTCGCACGACCGAGACGGCCGATTGACTGCAGATAACACGTTCGAAACTTAGTTTTCATAAATCGTCGCTGACATTGGCATGGTTGGCTTGGGTGGCGTCCCCACAGAAAATATTGTCCTAAGTCCATATcatcccattcacagtaacttgccggtcttgatcatcacggaagaagtacggcccataAGCGCATCAAACTCTAATTTTTCAGGATACAATGGTGACgaagtacgtgtggattgctgcctgaccaattacgcttattgacgaagccattcagccagaaatgaggcTTATCgctaaagatgatttttcaatgaaaaccGGGATAATtttcaagcggcttcagttcttgcgtcaaatTGATTTTGTAAGGATTTATAAAGACGTGCCAAGATCGTTTCGCAAAATTGGCAAAACTATGCCCTACGCTTgaaaacgacgtgtgagagattGATTTTGCTctttctcaattgatgcgctagcggcagcaatattctcgacactacgggcacttctttgtctcgcTGGCACGGGaatgattatgacgaccataaattggctCTTAAAGTTGATGCTGActctgactccgaatttcgatagtaaatttctataatttcgactcgctgttggatcgtatatcttttcatgataaaatggcaaactttactgaaaagaaatgtcaaaagagcgggaaaaaatatggcgccGTTTGCTGCCCCTTTAAGTCTAGTTTTGTAGCGTCGTTTTAAAAAAACCCGTTACTACTACTTCGTAGATAAGAATATCCGATGTAATCCAGATGAATTTCGTTAATAATCTCACAGCTTAGATTTCAGATATGTTATTGTCGCTAATCCATATGcttcagtttttatttataatccgagttatttctttttattagtaGCATCATTAAAAAAACTTGATACCCCCCAGTTCAAATAAACATTGACGCATTTTTATcacattttattatgtttatgagtGCTTTATCTGACAATTTATTATCACACATGCCCAATGGGTTTACGCATATTGTCCGGTTAACTGGCAGGCGTCATATTAAGTGTACTTGTCTGGCAGAATATCTTATCTTATCGGCAATTTTAATGGGGGCACAGAACTATTCTTAACAGGAAATTAGATAGAATTAgacaaaagtatgcaataaattGTTATAGTATTTTACAAACAACTGAAACCTTTTAACATTGGGAAGAGGAAGGAAAGAAGATGAAACTCTCAGAAGCTGAAGAAATTCGATTAATCAAGCTGACAACTCTATTTCAAagctatttttttcattgtcaGGATTCTAGTACCTGCTTGAGTCCCAAAAAGCTAAAGAAACTCGGTTAATTGAGCTATCCATTATAATACAAGACTATTTCTCTCCTGCGCGAGCACTATTTCTTTTATCGAggtttttttaactaattaatattttaaactccactccgttggaaagaccaggtggagaatgaCCTGGCTGCACTTAGTATCGTATTGTTGTCAACTCACCTATAACAAcggaagcggtgtctacgctattTAAGAAGCAGAAGAAAACTTTAAACTCCCTAAAATGTATGTTAGAAAGTACATAgacaattaaattttacaccacttgacttttatttgtaaataaaataatgaactGCAGCGTTTTTTGTCACTCCAGCAATAGTAACAGAATTAACACGTGACGTTACATCAATCCaatataatcataaaaaatatagtaaaatatttattctcttCATTTTCCCGTAGTTACCACAATCAatcaacaaatatataaataatggcCGATGAAGCACAAGCACCACCACCAGCTGAGGAGGCGCCACCAGCAGAGGGTGCCGAGGGCGCGCCCGCCGAAGCGGCCGCTGATGCGCCACCAGCTGAACCCATCAAACACTCCTACACCCTCTTCTACTTCAATGTGAAAGCATTGGCTGAGCCGCTACGTTATTTATTCGCATACGGCGGCATCGAGTACGAAGATGTGCGTGTCACGCGTGACGAGTGGCCGGCACTCAAGCCGAGTAAGTAGTCACCATCAACCATTTTTATTAGCAGCAGTATCACTAATGCGTTTCCTCTCTCTCTTTCCTCATTTTTCTCTCTTCCTCACTTTGTCTCGCGGTGGCGTCTTCACAGCAATGCCCATGGGTCAAATGCCAGTACTGGAAGTTGATGGCAAACGTGTACACCAGAGCATTTCGATGGCCCGCTTTTTGGCTCGCACAGTTGGCCTGAACGGTGCCACACCGTGGGAGGATCTACAAATCGATATTGTTGTTGATACCATAAACGATTTCCGTCTAAGTAGCGAACAATGTGTGCGcttgcatgttgcatgttgttttgattaatttttattttaatctatAGAAATTGCAGTCGTCTCCTATGAACCCGAGGATGATATCAAAGAGAAGAAACTCGTAACACTCAATACCGAAGTCATTCCAttctatttggaaaaattggaaCAGACTGTTAAGGATAATGAGGGACACTTCGCATTGGGAAAGGTGAGTCGAATCATTGTGAATCCCCAAAATGGCAAGGGAGTTTGATTTTTTCAGCTATTAAGACCCAGAATAGACTAAGTAAACAATTGGTAGATCTGTATAGTTTCAATTTCTGGAGTCATTTGTAGGTCTGGCTCTCGGATCTTTCAAACTTTTCTGTTTGAGAAACCCCtgatttaaaattgattttgaaaaggTGTCTTTTTCGACACTGACCCACAACTGACTGAATTATACCACATACCGCACCGTAATGGCAAGAATATATCCGATTACACTCAATTAATCAAAGTACAAGTCAGAAATTGGAAATCATATAGCGGTACTTTtatggaaatatatgtattctaCAAAAATATCCAAGTATACCTTATTAAGTTGAAGCTATTTACAGTTCAGAAGACTCATATAACGGCCCTTTAAGGAAATATAATTAACAAAACTTTTGTAATTAGCATTAACCCAGGATAAAAGAACTTCCGACGGTATTCAAACCACACTACATATAGTACATTAATCTGATTGCATCCATGACAATTATATGATTAGGTCACAAAATAAAAGAGATCAGAGGGTTCTAAAAACTTCGAGTTGCCATCAAAAGGTTGATGAATTCAATTGAGTAATACTTTATCAGCGTTTGCCGAGGGTCATTGAACCGATTAGTTGTTAATATACCAACTCCGAAAATAAAACATAGAtcgaagagagagagagagagagagtatgCAATAAGTCTGATtgcttaaataattattaatcgaGGGCTCCACAGATCTACAGTTATTCTAAAAGAAAGCTTAGGATGgaatatatacaattttgtaaAGGAAAATTATGAAGAAGAGAAAGGATATATAAGATAAATGTAATTTCTATAACACCAATATATATTTCAGATAACATGGGCCGATGTCTACTTCGCCGGTATCATCGATTACATGAACTACATGGTAAAGCGTGATCTGTTGGAGCAATATCCAGCGCTGAAGGCTGTCGTTGATGAAGTCAACGCATTGGAACCGATCAAGGCCTGGATCGAGAAGAGACCCGTGACTGAAGTTTAAGGCAAAAAAAcataagaaattaataataattaaatgaaagctGATAGAATCTTGAATAACAACTATATAACAGCTGGAAGAGAGTCTTACTCCGCATAGCATAACTTAGCATAGCATAGGAAGTGCTAAACTAAACAAAATGGCGTGAGGAAGAAGAAACATAtgcaaaacagcaaaaaatactATTCTAAACAtcacataaataatatttgtagaaAAGCCAAGCTTTTTGaacacacacaccaacatatatacatttttacggATTTCCATGataggcaacaacaataacatttaataaaaaataaaaaaacatcttAAAAACAATATTGATCTACATGACACTTTGTTCCTTTTTTGTGTACTTTGTAACGGTAATTAATTGTGaactaatattattatataacgGGGAAGCAAATAATAACACAATTATAGCCAataactgtttttgttgtactaatAAACATTAACAGTTATGTTAAAGTTGTTACATTATATTTTAGTTAGATAAAAAATGTGCATTAGTGTGGGGCATTTCAGGGAGGAGTTggaaatactgttattttttaatttaacaatattatttttctattattattatgaattttttatattatttctttaattttttatattattttatttcttttgtattatttttataacatattttctgTTAATTAGTGTGACAACAGTTCGTTTTACTATTGAGAATTCTAATCTATTTTGAAATTACGTtactgaaattttcaattttttgataaatactGGTAATTTTCAAATACCTCTATTAAAATGTCCGATTTTTAAATAagcatttttattgcaaattactTTTCTTACGTAAactaatgttaaaaaatttggaaaattaaaaagaaaaaaatatggtaactttttttaatgattttaacttttgaaaatatttaatggataaattgaaaatttaggtTATGTTattctttacatacatacatatgcgcactaaattttatataacattttatattatttattttctcttattttttatttattattatattaaccTTTTTTATCATAACATTTcttctattatttttaatggCAAATTAATTCCTGTGCAGCCTATAACACTTATACAacttacatatttcattttaaagaagtgtatttccataatatttttgcctcattatttttaactatttttaaacgctatttttcttattaaaaactatttttgttgcattaaaaatcaaatactttTAGTCTAAATTATAACTTACTAAATAATTCTCTTTGCATTCAATTCTCTAAGCACTCTAGCGCTCACTAAAACACCAAAAGCAAATTAAAGctacaacaaattaaaaaaaaataaaattgcttaattGCTTTTAGTGcttagtaaaatttaattaattagttttctataaaaaataaaaatgaaaattttaaaagtttattataagCGATAGGCTCCACAAGcaaaacaactacaaaacaaGCTAAGCATGCACACACAGTTATATGAATAcacacatatgaacatacatattttatgtagGTTTGTAATATGACTGCTTGCCTGCATGCTTAAAcgctaatacatacataaattaacaTCTCCTTACGGGTTaatgatttacatatatattactattattaatataaaacatatataaatagattGTACGCAAGTATTCTAGTgccaacttacaaaaaaaaataatattttgatccACATTTAAATTGTACTCTAATTTTAAACTAACAAACATTGCAAATGAACACACTTGAGTGTcggaaaaaatttgcaaaattgctaataaaaatataaaaaaagctcACCATTGCCACTATCAAAGAAGCACTCAttatcagaaaatattttaaaatcgcaAACTCAAATTCAACCTCATTAAGCACTCACTCAATAACACATAAAATCAAGTGATTAAAAGAACCACAAAAAATTGCATCCAAATGCCAAAATTATTGCACCACGAACCAACGCAACTACAACGAGCAACACAACTATTGAGATGTACACTGAACAAGCTACCAAAACAAACAGGCAAAAGAAAACACTAGAGGAggagcagtgaagaaaataatttgaaaaataactttgcaaatattaaacaaataaaaaagtgcaaataTATGCCTTAAATTGTTgaacaaataacaataattttaacaacaatgaaaatatattaacaaattcGTGTTAATCAAAGCAGCGTAGAGAAGAAGCAGCAAATAGGCAGTTAACATCAATTTACTATTTAAACagcgaaagaaagaacacgcaAATTGgattaatacaaaaatagcatattaaatacaacaccaaaatactgaaattttgaaaacagcCGTTTTTAACGTGTAATGAAATTTCTTTAAGTACTTTTATGcgaaaaaataacgaaagttGCAATAAAGAAAGCATACGGAGAGtgtttgtgtttaattttttcaagtattatttaaattaaatgctaCTACAGGAAAAGCAACAATTATTCAAGCAAAGCGGTAAAAGACGGCCAAGCcagtagaattaattttttgtttaccgaTGCAGGCACTGAATAGATCTTCGAAATATCAGTCCTTGGTCCAATAATATCCAGACTAATTTCAATACCGTAGAACTGGCTGATTTGGGAACTTCGTTCTGAATATAGAAGTACAACTCCTACCTATCCAAGAATTTATACTATCCTACTAAACACATATTCTGCAGGCCCTCAGCACCTAATCTAACTGCCTTACTAGGCACCACCTGTTTTCGCACTTCCAATTCAcacactgtatatacataccatatatagacatacactcagtccttttttacccgatttttggttctgccactaatcgcgtaaaaatggttagttttccaatattaactgacgaattggttccgaatataaaaaatatcgcgtataacaaaatatacgcgcaaaaaaatattcaaaaacaatacaataagtttcaaatttcagacttatgatttattcattcatagcaaaataaaaaatacaaaacaaaaaccatatatgtataaaagagaagaaaataataaattggtagatttattgaaaaaaccgttgaatgctgtttaatcactgtcattatccgtagtggaaattattcttagccgcttattttgatggccggcactgatatcactagaatttgtatcagaatcaatagtaagaactatggattgatgttctgattgacttagcatctccgactgagtttgcaccataaattcagttaattatgtttgaatgcttctttttggacccaataaattccgatgtagttctttatatcttaacatgcagagactcaattctttttgaaaaattcgtgcacgttcggcatcagtatcatttgctacaaaataattttccaattctgctgcaagtttaagaccaagcaaaaaaggaaaaaaagcaatcgcgttaaagtgacaaattcgcgtaaaaaaggaatttgcgctgcaaaaataaccgcgttaaagtgaaatagcgtaaaaagagatcgcgtaaaaaaaggactgagtgtatttcaaaattaataacacTCACTTACCAATTCAGTTCACCACAAatctttattacaaaaattaatttacaatatCATGAAAATAAGTACAGGTACCGTTAAACCCGCTACTGTACTACGCTGATGACAGCAGGAAATATCTATAGTTATTAACTATATACAATCTATATTTTATAACCCTTTAAGAcacaaaataaatgcatttgagTTGCAAATCGAGCCACACACATCCATATAATGCACGATTTAACAACATTTGTTTAGGAAATCAAGCCAACTAACTTAATTTCAACAATTAATTATCACGAATCACTTCTTATTGAAAT
It includes:
- the LOC126756260 gene encoding glutathione S-transferase S1, with amino-acid sequence MADEAQAPPPAEEAPPAEGAEGAPAEAAADAPPAEPIKHSYTLFYFNVKALAEPLRYLFAYGGIEYEDVRVTRDEWPALKPTMPMGQMPVLEVDGKRVHQSISMARFLARTVGLNGATPWEDLQIDIVVDTINDFRLKIAVVSYEPEDDIKEKKLVTLNTEVIPFYLEKLEQTVKDNEGHFALGKITWADVYFAGIIDYMNYMVKRDLLEQYPALKAVVDEVNALEPIKAWIEKRPVTEV